A DNA window from Alkalibacter saccharofermentans DSM 14828 contains the following coding sequences:
- a CDS encoding TRAP transporter small permease, with the protein MEFGKKLLSRVLNIDLLLSGTALIALIIATFSGVIMRYFLNNPYTWLEEFQLWCFVWVVFFGASAAFRSGSHVAIEILVDLLPDKIKKVIEIFGYLVVTGVLVYFTINGTGLVKQLLSTGRLTNILKIPFPVIYSALPIGCILMIISNTLMTWDSLFNDKLNLEGGDR; encoded by the coding sequence ATGGAGTTTGGAAAAAAGCTTTTAAGTCGCGTTCTTAATATAGATTTACTTTTATCTGGTACCGCATTAATAGCATTAATTATTGCCACCTTTTCAGGAGTTATCATGCGTTATTTTTTAAATAATCCTTATACGTGGTTGGAAGAATTTCAGTTGTGGTGTTTCGTTTGGGTAGTGTTTTTCGGCGCTAGTGCAGCATTTAGAAGTGGAAGTCATGTAGCAATCGAGATTTTGGTTGATTTATTACCAGACAAGATAAAAAAAGTCATCGAAATATTTGGTTATTTAGTTGTAACTGGAGTATTGGTATACTTTACAATTAATGGTACAGGCCTTGTAAAGCAACTTTTAAGTACAGGTAGATTAACAAATATTTTAAAGATACCTTTTCCTGTTATATATTCAGCATTGCCGATCGGATGTATTTTGATGATTATTAGTAATACCTTGATGACTTGGGATTCATTGTTTAATGACAAATTGAATTTAGAAGGCGGTGACAGATGA